The following proteins are encoded in a genomic region of Paenibacillus sp. FSL R7-0273:
- a CDS encoding GNAT family N-acetyltransferase translates to MSKHSGLLTGERVYLRPLNGEDAGLYYNMFFGAETRRLTGTQRHINKEQIAAYIERKAGDDSGVLLLIALKENDEVIGDIAIQDMDRGNRTANLRLAIGEEQHLNRGYGREALLLMLDYGFGILNLHRIELEVYTFNSRAEHVYESVGFVREGVRRQTLFYNHEYHDVVMMSMLEQEYRERYLK, encoded by the coding sequence ATGAGCAAGCATTCGGGACTATTAACGGGGGAGCGCGTATATCTGCGCCCGCTGAACGGGGAGGACGCCGGGCTGTATTACAATATGTTTTTCGGAGCGGAGACACGCCGGCTGACGGGAACACAAAGGCATATTAATAAGGAGCAGATTGCTGCCTATATTGAACGCAAGGCCGGCGATGACAGCGGTGTGCTGCTGCTGATTGCCCTCAAAGAGAACGATGAGGTCATCGGCGACATTGCAATACAGGATATGGACCGGGGCAACCGCACTGCCAACCTGCGTCTGGCTATCGGGGAGGAACAGCACCTGAACCGGGGCTACGGGCGTGAAGCGCTGCTGCTGATGCTCGATTACGGCTTCGGCATTCTTAATCTGCACCGGATCGAGCTGGAGGTCTATACCTTCAACAGCCGTGCTGAGCATGTCTATGAGAGTGTCGGCTTTGTGCGGGAGGGCGTGCGGCGGCAGACGCTTTTTTATAACCATGAGTACCATGATGTTGTAATGATGAGCATGCTGGAGCAGGAGTACCGGGAGCGATATTTAAAATAA
- a CDS encoding Hsp20/alpha crystallin family protein, with product MFDLVPFGKRRDDVFGALTKSLHDVFNDEFFAPMTGGSALSFRTDIRESEQAYLIEAELPGFGKDDIDIDYSSPYLTIKAVRREEKSEENDKQQVVRRERRYGEYVRRFYVQDISGDDIRATLKDGLLTLEVPKRQKAAGKRIEIQDNGSTGPQLQ from the coding sequence ATGTTTGATTTGGTCCCTTTTGGAAAACGCAGAGATGATGTATTTGGTGCACTCACAAAGTCATTGCATGATGTATTTAATGATGAGTTTTTTGCCCCGATGACGGGCGGCAGCGCCCTGTCTTTCCGGACGGATATCCGTGAGAGCGAGCAGGCCTATCTGATTGAGGCTGAGCTGCCGGGCTTTGGCAAGGACGATATCGACATTGATTATTCCAGCCCCTATCTGACGATCAAAGCGGTTCGCAGGGAAGAGAAAAGCGAGGAGAATGATAAGCAGCAGGTTGTGCGCCGGGAGCGCCGTTATGGTGAGTATGTCCGCCGTTTCTACGTGCAGGATATCAGCGGTGATGACATCCGGGCCACCCTCAAGGACGGGCTGCTGACGCTCGAGGTGCCGAAGCGGCAAAAGGCCGCCGGAAAGCGGATTGAGATACAGGACAACGGCAGCACGGGACCGCAGCTTCAGTAA